One window from the genome of Pyrus communis chromosome 16, drPyrComm1.1, whole genome shotgun sequence encodes:
- the LOC137720097 gene encoding protein EARLY RESPONSIVE TO DEHYDRATION 15-like, which yields MDVISRSATTSSNLNPNAPMFVPLAYRTVEDFSAEWWALVQSSPWFQDYWLKERFQDPQNDAAFPDILDPDLLPDIDAFFDDVENHHHSPRTQPAVEEQEKDLKKELASLGLLKWRKGRPAAEVPRYIEKAPKIVNVKVSPRPIQQPR from the exons ATGGACGTGATCTCCAGGAGCGCGACGACGTCGTCGAATCTGAATCCCAACGCTCCGATGTTCGTGCCGCTGGCGTATCGGACGGTGGAGGACTTCTCCGCCGAATGGTGGGCCCTGGTTCAGTCCTCCCCTTGGTTCCAAGACTACTGGCTCAAGGAGCGCTTCCAAGATCCCCAAAACGACGCCGCCTTTCCCGATATTCTTGATCCTGACCTCCTCCCCGACATCGACGCCTTCTTCGACGACGTCGAGAACCACCACCACTCCCCCCGCACTCAGC CGGCGGTGGAGGAACAAGAGAAGGACTTGAAGAAAGAGCTGGCATCGTTGGGATTGCTGAAATGGCGGAAGGGCCGACCCGCGGCGGAGGTGCCGAGGTACATCGAAAAGGCTCCGAAGATTGTCAACGTGAAAGTGAGTCCGAGGCCGATTCAGCAGCCGCGGTAG
- the LOC137720098 gene encoding copper transport protein ATX1, with protein MGNVVELKVGLHCEECIKKILKAIKKIEDIETYNVDTQLNKVTVTGNVTEEEVVRVLQKIGKMASTWEGEQATS; from the exons ATGGGAAAT GTGGTGGAATTGAAGGTGGGCTTGCACTGCGAGGAATGCATCAAGAAAATCTTGAAGGCCATCAAGAAGATTGAAG ATATTGAAACATACAACGTGGACACACAACTCAACAAGGTCACGGTGACCGGAAACGTTACGGAGGAAGAAGTCGTTAGGGTTCTTCAAAAGATTGGAAAGATGGCAAGCACTTGGGAAGGAGAGCAAGCAACCTCCTGA
- the LOC137720161 gene encoding uncharacterized protein isoform X3, whose product MESSAALRSFNCSVGTVSHVRSLLDKPGMLPVHNTRRPVPSRSYFQGSLVSEKFIYSSQKRKGVLVSCVKTSDATKSENSSDSKPQGSSEKATQPAIFPRGFEALMLEVCDETEVAELKLKVGDFEMHLKRNIAGTSAPVPSISPATPPPVPSAPMDSTPAPPPASPPKSSEKTTPFTNVSADKSSRLAALEASGANGYGLVSSPTVGSFRRGRTVKGKKQPPICKEGDLIKQGQVVGYVDQFGTELPVKTDLGGEVLKLLFNDGEAVGFGDPLIAVLPSFPGIQ is encoded by the exons GTTCTGTAGGCACAGTTTCCCATGTCCGGTCCTTGCTTGACAAGCCTGGTATGTTGCCTGTGCACAATACCAGAAGGCCCGTGCCAAGTAGGTCATATTTCCAAGGCTCGTTGGTTAGTGAGAAGTTCATTTATTCTTCACAAAAGCGAAAGGGAGTGCTAGTATCATGTGTGAAGACATCTGACGCTACCAAGAGTGAAAATTCCAGCG ATAGTAAACCACAAGGCTCATCAGAAAAAGCTACCCAACCTGCAATTTTTCCTAGAGGATTTGAG GCACTGATGCTGGAAGTTTGTGATGAGACTGAGGTTGCTGAACTGAAACTTAAG GTTGGAGACTTTGAAATGCATTTGAAGCGGAACATTGCAGGCACCAGTGCCCCAGTGCCTAGCATCTCGCCAGCAACACCACCTCCTGTTCCATCTGCACCTATGGATTCAACTCCTGCTCCCCCTCCAGCATCACCACCAAAATCTTCTGAAAAAACCACTCCATTTACAAACGTATCTGCAGACAAGTCATCAAGATTAGCAGCCTTGGAGGCTTCTGGTGCTAATGGATATGGTCTAGTTTCTTCTCCAACG GTTGGTTCATTCCGCAGGGGAAGAACTGTGAAAGGAAAGAAGCAACCTCCTATCTGTAAAGAG GGTGATTTGATCAAGCAAGGACAGGTAGTTGGATATGTGGATCAGTTTGGCACCGAACTTCCTGTGAAG ACTGATTTGGGTGGAGAAGTTTTGAAGCTCCTCTTCAACGACGGAG AAGCCGTTGGTTTCGGAGACCCCCTTATTGCTGTCTTGCCCTCATTTCCCGGTATCCAGTga
- the LOC137720164 gene encoding cation/H(+) antiporter 15-like gives MGLEINTLVTDIEQAIDNVSLVCQAPHGSIVSGGLGRYHNPLRSSTSLFLLQLSAIAIVSQLINLCLKPMGQSTIVSQMFGGVIFGPSLLGHRKEIANTIFPIKGANVFETISTFGLMFFLFSIGVKMNAGRMIRPERRVVAIALSMFFFTLALPLCLAMTMRKYVAMDETLKTALPTITAAQAVSGSPVIGCLLTELKLMNTDLGRLALSVTMFADVIGISMVGIAMAILGNKTKSALVPALEIITAAVFILSIIYVFRPTILWMLNRIEEGKSVKESYIITIFLFVLVCGFLSELVSQHYLLGPLVLGFVVPEGPPLGSALVMKLEIMATGLFYPSYLANSGLRTNIFRINPQSTWIMGFLVLFSALVKIGAVMLPATYFDVPTHEAFVLGIILNAKGITELVMFNIWKQGKILTDQEFALSVFSVIVMTAIVTPLIKFLYDPSNKYTALKRSTIQHLKRESELQILACIDNHDNVPTVINVLEISNATEENPVAVIGLVLTELVGRTNPILVAHQPHDNLDNNTAMSCHIVKALRQYEQHNEGCVSLQAFTSISQYITMHEDVCRVALENRVNLVILPFHKQWAVDGSIGAVNRALRSMNKNVLEMAPCSVGILIDRGLLAGTVSVLTSQYIFHVAVIFIGGADDAEALAYGARMARHRSVDLTVARLLLFGDENSKERKRDTDLVDEYRLANADNERFVVVEELVRDGARLSAVIKSMVDCFDLILVGMHHQDSPLLSGLGEWSECPELGIIGDMLASSDFHCSVSVLVLQQQRIGGKPVSRNQPVDREPLIQDAPPEETVRGSWTITVNE, from the exons ATGGGCTTGGAGATAAATACGTTGGTTACAGATATAGAACAGGCCATAGACAATGTGAGTTTGGTGTGCCAAGCTCCCCACGGCAGCATTGTTTCCGGTGGACTAGGACGCTATCACAACCCTCTCAGATCCTCTACGTCTCTTTTTCTGCTGCAGTTATCTGCCATTGCCATTGTTTCCCAGTTGATCAATCTCTGCCTCAAACCCATGGGACAGTCCACCATCGTTTCTCAGATGTTT GGTGGTGTAATATTTGGGCCATCACTTCTGGGGCACAGAAAGGAAATTGCAAACACCATCTTCCCGATAAAAGGCGCTAATGTGTTTGAAACTATTTCAACATTCGGCCTCATGTTCTTCCTTTTTTCAATAGGAGTGAAGATGAATGCAGGCAGAATGATAAGGCCTGAACGAAGAGTGGTTGCCATTGCACTTTCAATGTTCTTCTTCACCTTGGCACTCCCCTTATGCCTAGCCATGACAATGAGAAAATATGTTGCAATGGACGAGACCCTTAAGACGGCTCTCCCAACTATAACTGCAGCACAGGCTGTATCGGGTTCCCCTGTGATTGGTTGTTTACTAACCGAGCTCAAGCTAATGAACACAGACCTTGGCCGCCTGGCCCTCTCTGTAACAATGTTTGCCGATGTTATTGGCATCAGCATGGTTGGGATTGCCATGGCAATTTTGGGTAACAAGACAAAAAGTGCGTTAGTTCCAGCTTTGGAAATAATAACAGCAGCAGTTTTTATTCTTTCGATTATATATGTGTTCAGGCCAACAATTCTATGGATGCTAAACCGTATAGAGGAAGGGAAATCTGTCAAGGAGTCATATATCATTACCATTTTCCTGTTTGTTCTTGTGTGCGGATTTCTCAGTGAGCTCGTCAGCCAGCATTACCTGCTGGGACCTCTAGTGCTTGGTTTTGTCGTGCCTGAAGGGCCACCTTTGGGATCTGCATTGGTGATGAAGTTGGAAATTATGGCTACAGGATTGTTCTACCCAAGTTACCTTGCCAATAGCGGGCTGAGGACAAACATCTTCAGGATTAATCCTCAGTCTACGTGGATTATGGGGTTTCTTGTTCTCTTTTCTGCCCTGGTGAAGATAGGAGCAGTAATGTTACCAGCCACCTATTTTGATGTCCCTACACATGAAGCTTTTGTGCTCGGCATTATCCTTAACGCAAAAGGCATCACTGAGCTTGTTATGTTCAATATCTGGAAGCAAGGCAAG ATTCTGACTGATCAAGAATTCGCGCTGTCCGTGTTCTCAGTGATAGTGATGACAGCAATTGTAACACCTTTGATAAAGTTTCTTTATGATCCTTCAAACAAATACACAGCACTTAAAAGAAGTACTATCCAGCATTTGAAGCGCGAGTCAGAGCTCCAAATCCTGGCCTGTATCGACAACCACGACAATGTTCCCACTGTCATAAACGTACTGGAGATATCAAATGCCACAGAAGAGAACCCTGTTGCAGTCATAGGACTCGTCCTCACCGAGCTTGTGGGGCGAACCAACCCTATTCTTGTGGCACACCAACCCCATGACAACTTGGACAACAATACAGCCATGTCCTGCCATATTGTCAAAGCACTGAGGCAGTACGAGCAGCATAACGAAGGGTGCGTATCCCTCCAAGCATTCACTTCCATCTCACAGTATATAACAATGCATGAGGATGTTTGCCGGGTAGCATTAGAGAATAGGGTTAACCTGGTGATCCTGCCATTTCACAAGCAATGGGCAGTAGATGGCAGCATTGGGGCAGTGAACCGAGCTCTCCGGTCCATGAACAAGAATGTCCTCGAAATGGCGCCTTGCTCGGTCGGAATTCTCATTGACCGGGGACTGCTAGCAGGGACGGTGTCAGTTCTAACCAGCCAGTATATATTCCATGTTGCTGTGATCTTCATTGGTGGTGCAGACGATGCAGAGGCACTAGCCTATGGTGCTCGCATGGCAAGACATCGGAGCGTGGATTTAACAGTTGCCCGGTTGCTTCTCTTTGGTGATGAAAACAGTAAAGAACGGAAGCGGGACACTGACCTGGTTGATGAATACCGGCTAGCTAATGCAGACAATGAGCGGTTTGTTGTCGTGGAAGAGCTGGTAAGAGATGGAGCAAGATTGTCTGCTGTTATCAAATCAATGGTGGATTGTTTTGATTTGATATTGGTAGGCATGCACCATCAGGACTCCCCACTTCTTTCGGGGCTTGGTGAGTGGAGTGAGTGCCCGGAGCTTGGAATCATCGGGGATATGCTTGCTTCCTCGGATTTTCATTGCTCAGTTTCTGTACTAGTGTTGCAGCAACAGAGAATAGGAGGGAAACCAGTTAGTCGGAATCAACCAGTTGACAGAGAACCACTAATTCAGGATGCACCACCTGAGGAAACAGTAAGAGGATCCTGGACAATTACAGTTAATGAATAG
- the LOC137720158 gene encoding protein RETICULATA-RELATED 5, chloroplastic-like produces MKPHANRGFATTGPLHVTSPPRASPELSLRRQLPATVQFPRRVSYGKRRRTSISAVLRRNQPEISDQDTGSSVENADYSDEARRGPLHTRRHVLLAPTLALGAWFLKSTVASAEDAPFTSPPPSPSQTVPVPRAEEKEEEDAITSRIYDASVIGEPMAMGKDKGKVWEKVMNARIVYLGEAEQVPIHDDKELELEIVKNMGKKCLESERALSLALEAFPCNLQDQLNQYMDKSIDGEALKSYTSHWPSQRWQEYEPLLSYCRDNGIRLVACGTPLKVLRTVQAEGISGLSEADRKTYAPPAGSGFISGFTSITRRPPVDSNSRSQSAPFGPSSYLSAQARVVEDYTMSQIILKAMVDGGANGMLVVVTGASHVKYGIRGTGLPARISKKLQKKNQVVILLDPERQHIRREGEVPVADFLWYSAARTCSRNCFDRAEIARVMNAAGRRREALPQDLQKGLDLGLVSPKVLQNFFDLEQYPLLAELAQRFQGFRERLLADPKFLNRLAIEEAISLTTTLIAQYEKRRENFFEELNYVFTDTLRGLVVDFFTVWLPAPTLSFLSYADEMNAPDGMDAIKGLLGSIPDNAFQKNLVGKDWSINYRLASVFLGGLKLAGVGFISSIAAVAASNGLFAVRKFINPTLISDQEKKRTPILKTAIIYSSFLGTSANLRYQIIAGVIEHRISDEFASQTLLVNLLSFVSRTINSYWGTQQWIDLARFTGLQSQKSESSSHQMPEIPDSTNQMPALEGNNTEETSLDEIQSK; encoded by the exons atgaagccCCACGCTAACAGAGGATTCGCCACGACTGGCCCGCTTCACGTAACATCTCCTCCACGAGCCTCGCCGGAGCTCTCTCTTCGCCGGCAATTACCGGCCACAGTACAATTTCCCCGGCGAGTTTCATACGGTAAACGCCGCCGCACCAGCATCTCCGCAGTTCTCCGCCGAAACCAGCCCGAAATTTCAGATCAGGATACCGGTAGCTCAGTAGAAAATGCTGATTATTCTGACGAAGCTCGACGGGGCCCGCTCCATACGAGGCGGCACGTGCTACTCGCGCCGACGCTGGCGCTGGGCGCGTGGTTTCTGAAATCGACGGTAGCGAGCGCCGAGGACGCGCCTTTTACATCGCCGCCGCCGTCACCCTCGCAGACAGTACCGGTGCCGAGAGcagaggagaaggaggaggaggatgcgATAACGTCGAGAATATACGACGCGTCGGTGATCGGAGAGCCAATGGCGATGGGGAAGGACAAGGGCAAGGTGTGGGAGAAAGTGATGAATGCTCGTATTGTGTATTTAGGCGAAGCCGAACAGGTTCCGATTCACGACGACAAAGAATTGGAGCTGGAGATTGTGAAGAATATGGggaaaaagtgtttggagagtgAGCGAGCATTATCTTTGGCTCTTGAAGCATTTCCTTGTAATCTCCAGGACCAGCTCAATCAGTACATGGACAAAAG CATAGATGGAGAAGCTTTGAAGTCCTACACATCACATTGGCCATCTCAACGCTGGCAGGAGTATGAACCTCTTCTGAGTTACTGTCGGGATAACGGAATTCGGCTTGTGGCTTGTGGAACTCCACTCAAG GTTTTAAGGACTGTCCAAGCAGAGGGAATTAGTGGGCTTTCAGAGGCTGATCGAAAAACATATGCTCCTCCAGCGGGTTCAGGCTTCATATCAGGCTTCACTTCTATCACACGTAGACCACCAGTTGATTCAAATTCCCGGAGTCAATCTGCTCCTTTTGGGCCAAGCTCGTATCTTTCTGCGCAAGCAAGAGTGGTTGAGGATTATACTATGTCCCAGATTATTTTAAAGGCCATGGTGGATGGAGGAGCAAATGGTATGCTAGTGGTGGTGACAGGTGCAAGCCATGTTAAATATGGGATTAGAGGGACTGGGCTGCCGGCCAGAATTTCAAAGAAGttgcaaaagaaaaaccaaGTAGTTATATTACTTGATCCTGAAAGACAGCACATACGACGAGAGGGAGAAGTTCCTGTTGCTGATTTCCTGTGGTATTCTGCTGCCAGAACCTGCAGCAGGAATTGTTTTGATCGTGCTGAAATTGCTCGAGTTATGAATGCAGCAGGCAGGAGGCGAGAAGCCCTTCCACAG GACCTTCAGAAAGGACTGGATCTTGGTTTGGTATCCCCAAAGGTATTACAGAACTTCTTTGATCTGGAGCAGTATCCTCTTCTAGCAGAACTTGCTCAACGTTTCCAG GGTTTCAGGGAAAGATTGTTGGCAGATCCTAAATTCTTGAATAGATTAGCTATAGAAGAAGCTATATCATTAACTACTACTCTCATAGCACAGTATGAGAAGCGCAGAGAAAATTTCTTTGAAGAGCTGAACTATGTTTTTACAGATACTCTAAGGGGATTAGTGGTTGATTTCTTTACAGTGTGGCTTCCCGCCCCAACATTGTCATTCCTTTCATATGCCGATGAGATGAACGCGCCTGATGGCATGGATGCCATTAAAGGTCTCCTTGGGTCCATCCCAGATAATGCGTTTCAGAAGAATCTTGTGGGGAAGGATTGGAGTATCAATTATAGACTTGCATCTGTGTTTCTGGGTGGTTTAAAATTAGCTGGTGTTGGATTCATTTCAAGCATTGCGGCTGTTGCTGCCTCAAATGGTTTGTTTGCTGTTCGCAAATTCATTAATCCAACTCTGATTAGTgatcaggaaaagaaaagaactccAATACTTAAAACAGCAATAATTTATTCATCCTTTCTCGGAACATCAGCAAATCTCCGTTATCAG ATTATTGCTGGAGTAATAGAGCATCGAATTTCTGACGAGTTTGCTTCTCAAACATTACTTGTAAATCTGCTGTCTTTTGTTTCTCGGACAATAAACTCGTATTGGGGAACTCAG CAATGGATTGATCTTGCACGCTTTACTGGACTACAATCTCAGAAGAGCGAGTCATCCTCTCACCAAATGCCAGAAATACCCGATTCTACTAACCAAATGCCAGCACTGGAAGGTAACAACACGGAGGAGACAAGTTTAGATGAAATCCAAAGTAAATGA
- the LOC137720161 gene encoding uncharacterized protein isoform X2 produces MESSAALRSFNCSVGTVSHVRSLLDKPGMLPVHNTRRPVPSRSYFQGSLVSEKFIYSSQKRKGVLVSCVKTSDATKSENSSADSKPQGSSEKATQPAIFPRGFEALMLEVCDETEVAELKLKVGDFEMHLKRNIAGTSAPVPSISPATPPPVPSAPMDSTPAPPPASPPKSSEKTTPFTNVSADKSSRLAALEASGANGYGLVSSPTVGSFRRGRTVKGKKQPPICKEGDLIKQGQVVGYVDQFGTELPVKTDLGGEVLKLLFNDGEAVGFGDPLIAVLPSFPGIQ; encoded by the exons GTTCTGTAGGCACAGTTTCCCATGTCCGGTCCTTGCTTGACAAGCCTGGTATGTTGCCTGTGCACAATACCAGAAGGCCCGTGCCAAGTAGGTCATATTTCCAAGGCTCGTTGGTTAGTGAGAAGTTCATTTATTCTTCACAAAAGCGAAAGGGAGTGCTAGTATCATGTGTGAAGACATCTGACGCTACCAAGAGTGAAAATTCCAGCG CAGATAGTAAACCACAAGGCTCATCAGAAAAAGCTACCCAACCTGCAATTTTTCCTAGAGGATTTGAG GCACTGATGCTGGAAGTTTGTGATGAGACTGAGGTTGCTGAACTGAAACTTAAG GTTGGAGACTTTGAAATGCATTTGAAGCGGAACATTGCAGGCACCAGTGCCCCAGTGCCTAGCATCTCGCCAGCAACACCACCTCCTGTTCCATCTGCACCTATGGATTCAACTCCTGCTCCCCCTCCAGCATCACCACCAAAATCTTCTGAAAAAACCACTCCATTTACAAACGTATCTGCAGACAAGTCATCAAGATTAGCAGCCTTGGAGGCTTCTGGTGCTAATGGATATGGTCTAGTTTCTTCTCCAACG GTTGGTTCATTCCGCAGGGGAAGAACTGTGAAAGGAAAGAAGCAACCTCCTATCTGTAAAGAG GGTGATTTGATCAAGCAAGGACAGGTAGTTGGATATGTGGATCAGTTTGGCACCGAACTTCCTGTGAAG ACTGATTTGGGTGGAGAAGTTTTGAAGCTCCTCTTCAACGACGGAG AAGCCGTTGGTTTCGGAGACCCCCTTATTGCTGTCTTGCCCTCATTTCCCGGTATCCAGTga
- the LOC137720161 gene encoding uncharacterized protein isoform X1 — protein MESSAALRSFNCSVGTVSHVRSLLDKPGMLPVHNTRRPVPSRSYFQGSLVSEKFIYSSQKRKGVLVSCVKTSDATKSENSSVSADSKPQGSSEKATQPAIFPRGFEALMLEVCDETEVAELKLKVGDFEMHLKRNIAGTSAPVPSISPATPPPVPSAPMDSTPAPPPASPPKSSEKTTPFTNVSADKSSRLAALEASGANGYGLVSSPTVGSFRRGRTVKGKKQPPICKEGDLIKQGQVVGYVDQFGTELPVKTDLGGEVLKLLFNDGEAVGFGDPLIAVLPSFPGIQ, from the exons GTTCTGTAGGCACAGTTTCCCATGTCCGGTCCTTGCTTGACAAGCCTGGTATGTTGCCTGTGCACAATACCAGAAGGCCCGTGCCAAGTAGGTCATATTTCCAAGGCTCGTTGGTTAGTGAGAAGTTCATTTATTCTTCACAAAAGCGAAAGGGAGTGCTAGTATCATGTGTGAAGACATCTGACGCTACCAAGAGTGAAAATTCCAGCG TTTCAGCAGATAGTAAACCACAAGGCTCATCAGAAAAAGCTACCCAACCTGCAATTTTTCCTAGAGGATTTGAG GCACTGATGCTGGAAGTTTGTGATGAGACTGAGGTTGCTGAACTGAAACTTAAG GTTGGAGACTTTGAAATGCATTTGAAGCGGAACATTGCAGGCACCAGTGCCCCAGTGCCTAGCATCTCGCCAGCAACACCACCTCCTGTTCCATCTGCACCTATGGATTCAACTCCTGCTCCCCCTCCAGCATCACCACCAAAATCTTCTGAAAAAACCACTCCATTTACAAACGTATCTGCAGACAAGTCATCAAGATTAGCAGCCTTGGAGGCTTCTGGTGCTAATGGATATGGTCTAGTTTCTTCTCCAACG GTTGGTTCATTCCGCAGGGGAAGAACTGTGAAAGGAAAGAAGCAACCTCCTATCTGTAAAGAG GGTGATTTGATCAAGCAAGGACAGGTAGTTGGATATGTGGATCAGTTTGGCACCGAACTTCCTGTGAAG ACTGATTTGGGTGGAGAAGTTTTGAAGCTCCTCTTCAACGACGGAG AAGCCGTTGGTTTCGGAGACCCCCTTATTGCTGTCTTGCCCTCATTTCCCGGTATCCAGTga